The following nucleotide sequence is from Carboxydothermus pertinax.
ACCTTTTGTTTTTGTCCTATTTTTCCCGCGAGTTGCAACAAAAGGGTTGATTTACCTATACCCGGATCTCCTACTAAAAGGACTAGAGAGCCGCTTACTACCCCTCCCCCTAATACCCGGTCCATTTCGCTAAAGCCCGTGGAAAATCTCTTAGTTTCCACCGTTACAAGCTCAGCAATTCCTACTGGCTTTGCCTCTCCGGCTACCCTCTCTCTATTTTTTACACTAACTTTTTCTTCAACAAAGCTATTCCAGCTTTCACATCCAGGGCAGCGTCCCAGCCATTTATACGTTTCATAACCACAATTTTGACAGAGATATATTTTTTTTGACATTTAAACCTTTTCGCTCCCATTAATTGTCATTTATATCATTATACCATTGTTTTTCTACCATGAAAAGGAAAATCCTCCCGCTTGGGGAGGATTTCTTAGAAATTTTAAAGCTTTGCTACTTTTATTTGTCCTTCTTCCGCATATAACTTAACTGCGTCTCCTTTTTTAATATTCCCTAAAAGTAGCTCTTCCGAAAGTTTATCTTCCACTATCTTTTGAATTGCTCGCCGCAAAGGACGGGCTCCAAAAGCTTCATCATAGCCTTCTTTAAGGATTACTTCAATAACTGAGTCATCAAATTCTACTTTCATTTCCTGTTCTTCTAAACGTTTACCTACTTCCTTAAGCATCAGCCGGACTATTTCCTTTAAGTGTTCTTCCGTTAGTGAATGGAAGATAATAATTTCATCAATCCGGTTTAAAAATTCCGGCCGGAAAGTCCGTTTAAGCTCTGCCATTAGCTTATCTTTAACTCCATCAACATTTTCTTTTTTCTCATCTGCAACATTCTTAAAACCTAAGCGCGTTTCTTTTTTAATGAGATGAGCTCCTACGTTTGAAGTCATGATTATTACGGTATTCTTAAAGTCCACAGTGCGGCCTTTAGAGTCGGTAAGCCGGCCATCTTCTAATACTTGCAACAGAATGTTAAAGACCTCGGGGTGAGCTTTTTCAATTTCGTCAAGTAATATCACCGAATAAGGTTTCCGCCTTACCGCTTCGGTGAGTTGCCCCCCTTCTTCGTAACCAACATACCCGGGAGGCGCACCAATTAAACGGGCTACCGTATGTTTTTCCATGTATTCGGACATATCAATGCGAATTAAAGCATCCTCATCCCCAAATAGCGCTTCGGCCAAAGCCCGGGCCAGCTCAGTCTTACCAACCCCAGTAGGACCTAAGAAGATAAAGGAACCAATAGGCCGTTTGGGATCTTTAAGCCCCGCTCGTGCCCGTCTTACCGCCCGCGCAACCGCTTTTACCGCTTCATCCTGACCAATTACCCGCTGGTGGAGAATTTCCTCAAGCTTTAGTAATCGCTCAGATTCTTCTTCGGCAAGTTTTTTCACCGGAATACCAGTCCACTGGGCTACAATTTGGGCAATATCTTCCTCGGTTACCGATAAGAGATGATCACTTTGCTCTTTTTCCCACTCTTTTTTCTTTTCTTCCAGCTCAGCTCTAAGCTTTTGTTCCTGGTCCCGAAGTTTTGCTGCTTTTTCAAATTCCTGAGCGGCTACCGCCGCTTCTTTTTCTTTGCGAATTTCATTAATTTTTTCTTCTAATTCTTTAAGATTCGGTGGTGCTGTAAAGGCATTTAACCGGACCCGTGAGGCCGCTTCATCAATTAAATCAATGGCTTTATCCGGCAGGAACCGGTCGGTTATATACCGATCCGAAAGCTTAGCAGCGGCAACAATAGCCTCATCAGTTATTTTTACCCGGTGGTGAGCTTCATAACGGTCTCTTAGACCTTTTAAGATTTCAATTGTTTCTTCTACCGTTGGTTCATCCACCATAATCGGCTGGAACCGCCGCTCTAAAGCCGGGTCTTTTTCAATATATTTGCGGTACTCATCAAGAGTAGTCGCACCCACACACTGAATTTCTCCCCGAGCAAGGCTTGGTTTTAAAATATTCGCCGCATCAATAGCCCCTTCCGCTGCTCCAGCACCAATTAAAGTATGAATTTCATCGATAAACACGATAACATTTCCAGCATTTTTTATTTCTTCAAGAACCTTCTTTAGCCTTTCCTCAAATTCACCTCGGTACTTAGTTCCAGCAACCATAGAAGCTAAATCTAGGGTAACGACCCGTTTATCAATTAAAATTTCTGGAACTTTTTTCTGAACAATTCTCTGGGCCAGACCCTCAACAATTGCCGTCTTACCTACTCCAGGCTCCCCAATTAAGACAGGATTATTTTTGGTCCTTCGGGATAAAACCTGAATTACCCTTTCAATTTCCTGCTCCCGGCCAACTACCGGATCAAGTTTATTTTCCCGGGCTAAAGCCGTTAAATCCCGGCCATGCTCATCCAGGGTAGGTGTCTTAACCGCTTTTTTCTTTGCTTGCCCCCCTGCTTGATTGGAGGTTCCGGGCATTGGTCCACCACTTAGTACTTGAGTGATTTCAGCCCGTACTCTTTCTAAATCGGCACCGAGGCTTACCAGCACCCGGGCCGCTACCCCTTCTCCTTCCCGGATTAAACCTAAAAGCAAGTGTTCAGTGCCTACATAATTATGGCCAAACCGAGCAGCTTCATCTACAGATAACTCTAAAACTCTTTTAGCCCTTGGAGTAAAAGTTATCTCTGCCGGCATAGGACCTTCCCCCGGCCCAACCAGTTCTAAAACCTTTTCCCGGACTTTTTGCCCATCAATGCCAAGATTTTCTAAAACTTTTGCTGCAACACTTTCTCCTTCGTTTATAATTCCTAAAAGCAGGTGTTCGGTTGCCACATAGGGATAATTCATTTTTCTTGCTTCTTCTTGAGCCATTTGAATAACTTTTTGGGCCCTTTGCGTAAACTTCCCAAACATTTTATCACTCCTCCTTTTAATTAATTTTTAGTTTTTCTCTAATTATCTTCGCCCTTTCCCGATCCCGCTCCGCGGGTTCTAAGTTTCGCTGGGCTAAATTTGTTAGATAAGCAGGAGCTGTTGCCACAATTAGCTCATTAAACACGCTCCGTTCTATTTCCGGTAAAATTTTTAGCTCAACTCCCAACCGTACCTTAGACAAAAGATTCATAGCTTCATCAGAAGATATCATTCGGGCATTTGTTAAGATCCCATAAGATCGCCAAAGCTCGTCTTCTAACGCATACCGGTTTTCCCGGTATAAAACCTCTCGGGCCATTCGTTCCTGATTTATTATTTGTCGGGTAACGGATATGACATTTTCAATAATTTCTTCTTCCGTTAAACCTAGAGTAATTTGGTTCGATACTTGATAAAGATCACCTCTGGCTTTAGTTCCTTCCCCGTACAATCCCCGAACTGTTAATCCAAGTTTGGCAGTAATGTTTAAAAGGCTCGGAATCTGGTTGGTATAGGTTAACCCCGGAAGATGAAGCATTGTTGAAGCTCGAATTCCTGTACCAGTATTGGTCGGGCAAGCGGTTAAATATCCATATTTCTCGGAAAACGCATAAAAAAGTTTTTCTTCTAATTTGTCATCCACCATATTGGCAATGTCATAAGCCTGCCGAAGCTCAAGGCCAGGTAAAAGTACCTGAAGACGAATATGGTCTTCTTCGTTAATCATCAAAGCTATTCGCTCAT
It contains:
- a CDS encoding ATP-dependent Clp protease ATP-binding subunit, which codes for MFGKFTQRAQKVIQMAQEEARKMNYPYVATEHLLLGIINEGESVAAKVLENLGIDGQKVREKVLELVGPGEGPMPAEITFTPRAKRVLELSVDEAARFGHNYVGTEHLLLGLIREGEGVAARVLVSLGADLERVRAEITQVLSGGPMPGTSNQAGGQAKKKAVKTPTLDEHGRDLTALARENKLDPVVGREQEIERVIQVLSRRTKNNPVLIGEPGVGKTAIVEGLAQRIVQKKVPEILIDKRVVTLDLASMVAGTKYRGEFEERLKKVLEEIKNAGNVIVFIDEIHTLIGAGAAEGAIDAANILKPSLARGEIQCVGATTLDEYRKYIEKDPALERRFQPIMVDEPTVEETIEILKGLRDRYEAHHRVKITDEAIVAAAKLSDRYITDRFLPDKAIDLIDEAASRVRLNAFTAPPNLKELEEKINEIRKEKEAAVAAQEFEKAAKLRDQEQKLRAELEEKKKEWEKEQSDHLLSVTEEDIAQIVAQWTGIPVKKLAEEESERLLKLEEILHQRVIGQDEAVKAVARAVRRARAGLKDPKRPIGSFIFLGPTGVGKTELARALAEALFGDEDALIRIDMSEYMEKHTVARLIGAPPGYVGYEEGGQLTEAVRRKPYSVILLDEIEKAHPEVFNILLQVLEDGRLTDSKGRTVDFKNTVIIMTSNVGAHLIKKETRLGFKNVADEKKENVDGVKDKLMAELKRTFRPEFLNRIDEIIIFHSLTEEHLKEIVRLMLKEVGKRLEEQEMKVEFDDSVIEVILKEGYDEAFGARPLRRAIQKIVEDKLSEELLLGNIKKGDAVKLYAEEGQIKVAKL
- a CDS encoding protein arginine kinase, which produces MNLLTNSFSPWMAGTGSDADIVVSSRIRLARNLKDIPFPHLMDENTANNVTKEIEKAISSRSFKQKFGKTEFFKLVSLAPIERQVLVEKHLISPDHADGHPRRAFACTEDERIALMINEEDHIRLQVLLPGLELRQAYDIANMVDDKLEEKLFYAFSEKYGYLTACPTNTGTGIRASTMLHLPGLTYTNQIPSLLNITAKLGLTVRGLYGEGTKARGDLYQVSNQITLGLTEEEIIENVISVTRQIINQERMAREVLYRENRYALEDELWRSYGILTNARMISSDEAMNLLSKVRLGVELKILPEIERSVFNELIVATAPAYLTNLAQRNLEPAERDRERAKIIREKLKIN